TGGTTTTATAACGCAAGCGTTTCCTCAAAATAGCTGATTTAGCCTTGCTTTCATCTTCTAAAAACATCACTTCCACATTGTGGGGGTTGTTTTTAAGACCGGCAAAATGTTCAGCCACTTCGCTCACATAAATGTAGTATTGTTTGCCATCGCTCATTAAAGGCGCATAAGAGCATACCACATGCCCATTAGGGTGTAAGGTCGCTAAACAAACAGAATCAAAGCCTTCTTTAAAGGCTTTAACTTCTTCTTCCACGCCTTTTAAATCATGGGTTTTTTCTACGCTTTGGCACAATTCAATGATCGCGTTTTTGTAGTCTTTAGGATCTTTGACTTCGTGGTTGAATTCAATCCTTAAGGTTTGATTGTTGTTATAACCAATCACAACGCCTTGAGGATCCACGCTTTTAAAGGCGACATTTTCAGCGTGATGGACTTGCCCGAATTTTTTCAATAAAGCTTTCATGTCTTCTACATGGTGGGCGTTCATGTGTTCTATAATACGATTAAGCATAATATTCTCCTTAGTTTCAAAAAAATAAGGGGAATGTTATAACAAAAAATTAAATATTAGCTTAATCTTTAGCGGAAATTTTGGTTTTTATCTCTATACCTAAAAGTTTGAAAGCGTTGCTTAAACTCAAACTCACCATTAAACAAATTTTTAAAAGCTCTTTAGCTTTAGGGGTGTCTAAGATTTTACCAGCGTTATAGAAGCGGTGGAATTCTGAAGCGAGGGTTTTTGCGTATTCGCACATTTTTTGCAAGCCGTATTCTTCAAAAGAAGATTCAATGACTTTAGGCAAGCTTAAAGCACTAAAAAGTAGGTATTTTTCTTCAGCGTTTAAATGGGTTAAAGGGGTTTGCAAAACCTCTTCTTTAGAAAAGGGCGATTTTTCTAGCATGGTGTGGATGCGCGAATTAGCGTAATGGATATAGTAAATAGGGTTGGAGCTGTCTTGCTTCTTTAAAGTATTGACATCAAATTCTAAATGGGTGTCAAGCCGTTTGCTTAAAAAAATAAACCTTAAAGCGTCTCTACCCACATCATCAATCACATCTTTAATCAAAATGAAATTACCCGCTCTTTTACTCATCTTGTAAGGCTCGTTATCTTTGAGCAAGCGCACCATTTGAGCGAGCAAGACTTCAAGCTTGTTGGAATCATAGTCCAAAAACTCAAGGCTGGCTTTCACTCTAGCGATATAGCCGTGGTGGTCTGCCCCCCAAATGTTGATGTATTTGGTGTAATTTTGCTTAAATTTTTCATCATGATAGACAATATCGCCGGCTAAATAAGTGTAGCTCTTATCTTCTTTAATGAGCACCCGATCGCTTTCATCCTGGTAGAGTGAAGATTGGAGCCAGATTTTAGAATCCTTTTCATAAAGGGCGTTCGCTTTTTCTAATCGTTCAAACACCGCATCTTTATGTTTAAAAATTTCTTTTTCGCTCGCATAAGAATCAAAATGAATGCCTAAAGCGTCTAAATTATCTTTAATTTCTAAAAGCATTAGATCCTTAGCATAGCCGCTTAAAACTTCAATAATCGTCTCTTCGTTTTCTTTAAAAAGGCTTGGCTCTAAATCGTTGTGGGCCTTTTTAGCGATTTCAATGATGTATTCGCCTTTGTAAAAGACTTCCGGATAAGTTACGCTTTCTTTTAAAACATGCTCTCTGTAAGCGAGCCATACAGAAAGCCCTAGCAAGCGGATTTGAGATCCCATGTCATTGACATAATATTCGCACAAAACTTCATGTCCTAAAAAGCGAGCGATTTTAGCCAAACTATCGCCAAACACCGCCCCTCTAGCATGCCCTATGTGTAAGGGTCCTGTGGGGTTAGCGCTCACAAATTCTAAAAAGATTTTTTGAGAACGCTCGCTTTTAGGCTGAGAGCCAAATTGTTCTTTTAATTCTAAAGCCTTTTGGGTGAAACGCTCTAAAAAATCTAAAGAAAGCGTGAAATTGATATAGCCCTTACAAGCCACTACGCTGTCAAAAAGCCCTTGAGTTTTTTCATGTGTGCTGATTTTAAGGGCTAACTCTTCAGCGATAACTAAGGGCGATTTTTTAAAAACTTTGGCGAGATTGAAAGCAATGGGCGTAGCGTAATGCCCATGCTCTCTGTCTTTAGGGTATTCAATAATGACTTCTTCTTCTAAAATCTCTTCTAAAACGCCCTTAATGAGAGTGTGCATGTTTAACTTTCTTGTTTGCTTTTAATTTCGCTACTCTCATGCACTTTGGTTTGCACTGCTTGAGCGTCTAGGGTTTTTGGCTCGTTTTTAGCCTCTTCTTCATCGTCTTTCACGGCTTTTTTGAAATTTTTAATCCCACTGCCTAAACCCTTAGCCAACTCTGGGATCTTTTTAGCCCCAAATAACAACACAATCACTAATAAAACAATGACCCAATGCCATATGCTTGTGAACCCGCCCATATTTTACTCCTTAATCTATTGGTTAGTTTTTCCTTGAATTATAGCTTTTTTAAAAAATAATTGATAGGTTTTATAAGGATTCGTTTTTCCAAGCCTTGCATATTTTTTCAAAATTAAACGCTTTTAAGCGATGGACTAAAGTTTTTGCGATGCTTAAGATGATTTCTTTGGATTTTTCTAAATCTTCATTGATGATAAGGTAATCAAAGCTCTCCAAGCACTGCATTTCTTTATAAGCGTTGATCAAGCGTTTTTCTATCGTCTCTTTAGAATCCGTCCCCCTTAAAAGCAAGCGCTCTTTTAAAATTTCTTGGTTTTTAGTGCTAATAAACACAGAGCATGCGTTGGGGTAATGCTTTTTAAGGATCTCATGCCCTTGCACATCAATATCAAAAATGACGATTTTGCCCTCTTTTAAGGCTTTTTCTACAGGGATTTTAGAAGTGCCATAATAGTGGTTATGCACGATCGCCCACTCTAAAAACTGCCCTTTTTCTATGCCTTGTTTGAATTCTTCTTTGCTGACAAAGTTATAATGCAAGCCATCAACTTCGCCCTCTCTAGGCTTTCGTGTGGTGGTGGAAAGGGAAAAATGGGTTTTTGGGATTTTTTCTTGCAAATACTTTGTAAGGGTGCTTTTACCCGCTCCGCTAGGGCCTGAAAGGATGAGTAAATTAAAATCATTATGCATCAGGTTTTTTATCCTCTAAAGTGATTTTAATGCTTAAGATTTTGTTTTCTAAAAGGCTTTTTAAGGACTCTTGATTGAGGCTTTTTAATAAATCCTGCAAATTCAAGTGCAATTCTAGGGGGCTAGAAGTTTTATCGCTTTCTTTGGGGGTTTCTGTGCTTTCTTCTTTTTCTTGCGGGGTTTTTATAACGCTCTCTTTAGGGATTTCTGTATCGTTCTCATTATTAGGAGTTTCTGCAACGGCTTCATTCAAAAAAGGCAATTCTTCCCCCATCGCTTTAGCCATCACCGGCTCAGGAATGTCTTCAATGCTTTCGTAATGGTCTTCTTGGGTTTCTTTTTCTTGTGCTTCTTTTTCTTGCGGTGTTTCTGCACTTTCTTGTGGGGTTTCTTGTGGGATTTCTAATTCTTGCGGTATTTCTTGTGGGGTTTTTGTATTTTCTTGCGTTTCTTTTTCTTGGCTTTCTTCTTTAGGGATTTCTAACTCTTGCGTTTCTTTTTTATTCTCTTGGCCGTTAGAGTTTTCTTGGATTTCTTTGACTAATTCTTGCATGGCCTCTAATTCTTGCGTGCTTGGGGAATCTTGTGTTTTTTCTTGTTTTTCCTCTTTAATTTCTTGTGTTTCTTCTTTGATTGGCTCTTGTTCTTTGATTGACTCTTCTTGCGTTTCTTCTTTAACTTTTTCTTGCGTTTCCAACTCTTTAGAAACTTCCTTATCTTTGAGAGTTTCACCCTCTTGTGTTTCATCATCTCTAGGTTTTTCTTCTTCTTCTTGGGGAGTTTCTTTTTTCTCTTCTTTAATGTCTTCTTTTTCTTCTTGCGCGTTTAAAGTGGGGAGTAGTTGCTCTTCATTGTTAGGCTCTTCTTTGGCTAGGGCTTCTAAAACGCCTAAATTTTCTAATTCGTCCCAATTGGTTTCTAAAACTTCTTGAGTTGGGTCTAAATTCTGGCTAGGCTCTAGCTCGCTCATGTTAGAACCAAGCTTTTTGTGAAGGATTTTTAAAATCTCAGTGGGTAAAAAAGGTTTTTTGATTTTCATCTCAAAGCCCTCTAAGAAGGGTTGCACTTCATTGCCCTTTTTATACACGCACACGCTGTTTTTATTTTGAGAGATGATTTCTTTTAATTCTAGCCAATCCACTTGGTCTAGTTTTTCCAAACATTCATCATCGGCTATCAAAATCCATTCTTGATCTTCTTTAAGGCGCACGGATAGCTCTTGATAGTGGTTAAAATTTTCCACAGACCATTCTAATTTCTTAGAGACACTCTCAAGCAACTTTGTGATCATGGGGTTTTGGTTGAATAGAATCATTTTCATTTTAGGGACTCCTTATTTGATAAGAAACGCTTCTTTAAGCCTATCAATTTTTATCGCTTTTTTTAAATCTTTTATTATAATCAAAAATCCACTTGGTTGGTTGTTTTTATCATGAGTGTAATTTAAAATAAGGATCATTTGATGTTAGACAAGTTTAAAAAAATCGTTGGCGTTAGTGTGTTAGTGGGCTGTTTAGGGGTTTTGCAAGCTAAAAACAGCTTATTTGTCTTACCTTATGAGCAAAGAGACGCTCTCAATTCTTTGGTTTCTGGCATTAGTAACGCCAGAGAGAGCGTGAAAATCGCTATCTATAGTTTCACGCACAGAGATATTGCAAGAGCGATTAAAAGCGTAGCGAGTAGGGGGGTTAAGGTGCAAATCATTTATGATTATGAAAGCAATCATAATAACAAGCAATCCACTATTGGCTATCTGGACAAATACCCTAACACGAAAGTGTGCTTATTGAAAGGGCTTAAGGCTAAAAACGGGAATTATTACGGCATCATGCACCAAAAAGTAGCGATCATTGATGATAAGATCGTGTTTTTAGGCTCAGCGAACTGGAGCAAAAACGCTTTTGAAAACAATTATGAAGTGCTTTTAAAAACCGATGACACAGAGACAATCCTCAAAGCCAAGAGTTACTACCAAAAGATGTTAGGGAGTTGCGTTGGGTTTTAAAGCCCTTTAGAAGTGGTAATTATACCCCACATAAAAGGCAAAGACCCTACGCATTTGAACCTTGAGCGCATCAGTGGTGTAGTATTTGTTATTAATAGTGGGGAATTTAAAACCGATTTCAAATTCATGTTCATCTACAAATAAAGCCTTGAGACCAAAATTAAAAAGGAATTGAAAAGAGGTGTTATCAACCGCACTGCTGTTAGTGATGCCTAATAATTCCTGCCCTTTACTGCCAATATACCAACTATTCCCTGCAATCGCAATCCCCCCAAAAACGCCAATATCCACGCCAATATCATCTTGATAGAAACTCCCTTGAAAAAAATTCCATATCGCATCCACGCCCACGCCATAAGTGATCATGTTATTGCCGCCATAATAGCCTTTAGGGTATCTCATGCCATAGCCTTGCCAATCTAAAAAAGCAAAATAGCGCAAGCCCAAGATTTTATCCGGATGGAAAAAGTGGTTATAGCCCATGACTAATCCAATCCCATTAGATCCCATGTTGGTGAGTTTTTTAACGCTATTAACGCTAGTCATAATATTGGTGTAACCGGTTTGATAGTTAGTAACTTCTCTAACTTCATGGATATTAGTCATTAAATTGATAGAACCTGTTTGGTAATTGACTCCCATATACAAATTTTTTGTCCAAGAAGGTGCTGCGCTTTCTTCTTTAGCGGCTAAGGCGTGTGTTAGCAAGCTTGTGCCAACTAACATTTTTAACAAGGCTCTCAATTTTATCTCCTGCAAGTTAAGTTTCATTATAAAGATCTAAATTTTACAACAATTTACTCAAAATTAAGCATTTATTCTTTATAAGAGAGTATAATTTAAAGGCTTAAAATAACTCAAGTAAGGCTAGTGGATGAAAGAAGTGCTTTATTTAGGGACTGTTGCGTTTAGCGTTGCATTCAGCATAGCATCAGCCAATGAGCCAAAAATTGATTTTAACCCTCCTAATTATGTAGAAGAAACCCCCTCTAAAGAATTTATCCCTGAATTGAACAAGTTGGGGAGTTTGTTTGGGCAGGGCGAGCGCCCTTTATTTGCGGATAGGAGGGCGATGAAGCCTAACGATTTGATCACAATCATTGTCTCTGAAAAAGCGAGCGCAAATTATTCCAGCTCTAAAGATTATAAAAGCGCTTCAGGGGGTAATTCCACGCCCCCAAGACTCACTTATAACGGGCTAGATGAAAGAAAGAAAAAAGAAGTGCAGTATTTAGACGATAAGAATAATTACAATTTCACCAAATCTAGCAATAACACGAATTTTAAAGGCGGTGGCTCGCAAAAAAAGAGCGAAGATTTAGAGATTGTGTTGAGCGCTCGAATCATTAAAGTGCTAGAAAACGGAAATTATTTCATCTATGGGAATAAGGAGGTGCTAGTGGATGGGGAAAAGCAAATCCTTAAGGTGAGTGGGGTGATCCGCCCTTATGATATTGAAAGGAATAACACCATCCAATCCAAGTTTTTAGCCGACGCTAAGATTGAATACACGAATTTAGGGCATTTGAGCGATTCCAATAAAAAGAAATTCGCTGCTGATGCGATGGAAACCCAAATGCCTTATTGAAAAGAGCGTTTGAAAGCCTAGCATGAGAGCGATCGCTATTGTTTTAGCTAGAAGTTCCAGTAAAAGGATCAGGAATAAAAATATTATTGATTTTTTCAATAAACCTATGCTCGCTTACCCCATTGAAGCGGCGCTAAATTCCAAGCTCTTTGAAAAGGTGTTTATCTCTAGCGATAGCATGGAGTATGTCCATTTAGCGAAAAATTATGGGGCGAGTTTTTTGAATTTACGCCCTAAAGTTTTAGCGGATGACAGAGCCACGACTTTAGAGGTGATGGCCTATCACATGAAAGAATTAGAGTTAAAAGATGAAGATATTGCGTGTTGTTTGTATGGCACATCAGTGCTTTTACAAGAAAAGCATTTAAAAAACGCTTTTGAAACTTTAAAAGAAAATACGGATTATGTTTTCACATGTTCTCCATTTAGTGCTTCGCCCTATCGTTCTTTTAGCCTTGAAAACGGCGTTCAAATGGCTTTTAAAGAGCATTTAAACATGCGCACGCAAGATTTAAAAACGCTCTATCATGACGCAGGATTGCTTTATATGGGGAAGGCTCAAGCCTTTAAAGAAATGCGGCCTATTTTCAGTCAAAATTCTGTCGCTTTAGAATTATCGCCTTTAGAAGTCCAAGATATTGACACTTTAGAAGATTTAGAATTAGCCAAGCTCAAATACAGCCGTTTGAAAAACGCATGCCAGTAAAAATTTTGTGCGATTGTTTTTTAACAAGCGGTTTAGGGCATGTGAGGCGTTGTGAAAAAATCCTTTCTTTTATAGAAAAATTAGGGGTTAAAGCGGGTCTTTATTTACACAAGCAAAATAATATAAGCGCTTTTTTAGAGGGCGTTAGCAATGATGATTTTTTGATTACAGACAGCTATTGTTTGAATTCAAAGGATTTTTATCTTTTAAAAGAAAAAGCTAAAAGCCTTATGGTTATAGAAGATAAAGAGCATGCTAAGGGGTTTTACCCTAAAAACACCAAGATCCTAAATTCCACGCTGAACGCTTTAAAACACTACCATTATTTATCAAAAGATTATCAGTATTATTTGGGGGTGGGGTTTTACCCTGTTGATATTCGCTTTGTCTATGAGCGCCCTATCAATACAGAAAATAAAGAAGTGTTGATCACTCTAGGGGGGAGCGAGCAAAAAACGCTCAAAGAGATCGTCAAAATTTTAGAAAATAAGGGCATGCATTTGCATATCATTTCACCCCATATCCCCAAAAATCCTCCCAAAAACACGCATTATTACAGCCCTTTAAGCCCTTTAGAGTTCAGTTATTTGATGAAATTTTGCGCTTGCGCCATTAGCGCTGCAGGTCAAACCCTCTATGAATTAGCCCTTTCTCAAACGCCCTCTCTTATCATTCCCGTTGCTTCTAATCAAATCATTCAAAGCAAAGAATTTGAAAGCTTGGGCCTTTTCAAACAAACGAGTTTAAAAACTTTAGCTAAAGATTTTGAAAAATTACAAATTCAAAAAAATCAAGCCTGGGCAAAAAACCTGGTCTTTGGGAGTGAGCTAGAGGGCGCATTAAGGGAGTTTTTAGAAATTTGAAAAAAAATTATTCTTATAAAAATATCCACGCGATTGATTTCACCCGTTTAAACGATGAAGAAAAGTTGTTGGTTTTAGAGTTTCGTAACCACCCAAACACTGCCTTATGGATGTATAGCGATTTTATTTCTTTAAAAACGCATTTGCAATTCATAGAAGATTTAAAAAACTCGCCTAACCACCGGTATTTTTTGTTTAAAGAAGAGGGCGTTTATTTAGGGGTTGGCTCTATCACTAAAATCAATTTTTTTCATAAGCATGGGTATTTGGGGATCTATAAAAACCCTTTTTTGAAGAATAAAGGAGAGACTATTTTAAAAGCCTTAGAATGCATCGCTTTTGAAGAGTTCCAATTAAATTCTTTACATTTAGAAGTGATGGAAAACAATTTCAAAGCGATCGCTTTTTATGAAAAAAACCATTATGAGTTAGAGGGGCGTTTGAAAGGCTTTATCTCTAAAGAAAAGGGATTTATAGATGTTCTTTTGTATTACAAGGATAAGAAAGGATATAATGATCGATCTGCTCTAAAATTTTAGGGCAAATTTCTAGCTTTAAATCCAATACGCTTAAGGGCAAGTTGCAATCTTGTAATTTGACGAGATCTTTTGAAGTAACCAATAAGGAAGTGGCGTTATTTTTATAAAACTCTTTTTCTAAAAGCTTCAAATCAAAAGGGGCATGGTCTCTAAAATACCATTTTTTAACCACTTCTTTGGGCAAAAACGCATCAAGCCTGCTAGGATTAGCGATAGCCGTTACTAAAAGCATGCGTTTGGTGGGGCGGGTGATAGAGGTTATTCTTTTATAATCCTTATCTTCTGTAATGACTAAATGGGCTTCTTTATAGCTTTTAACGCTTTCTCTATACAACCCGCTGGGCAAACAAAAGGGGTAGTAGGGGGGGACTTTAGGCTTTAAAAGCGCATTGAATTGGTTGAAATTAAACCTAAAACCATCGTCTAAAAACACGATCTTTGCCCCTAATTCAAGGGCTTTTAAAACGCCAAGCTCTCTTTTTTCGCTCACAATCACGCTCGCTTGTTTTAAATTTAAGGCTAAAAGATAGGCTTCATCGCCCGCTGTTTTTTGAGAAACTAAAATGTTTCCTTTAACGCTCACCACTACTAAGCCTTTAGAATCTCGTTGGTACCCCCTAGAGACAACCGCTACTTCTTGGTATCTTGGAGCGATTCCTAAAATAAAGGGCGTTTTACCGCTTCCCCCAGCGATCAAATTACCTATGCTGATAATGGGGATTTTAAAATCATGTTTTTTGGCGGTTTTTCGTTTAAGGGTGGCGATGCCTTGATAGATTAAAGAAAAAGGATAGAGCGCAAAAATCAACCCCTTTTGCAAAAGAGTGGGATTATAAAAATAGCGTTCTAAAAAGGGTTTATCGCTTTTCATTTAGGGTTAAACTTTTGAGCGATAGTGGGTAATTCTGATTTAAAAGCGTTTTTTTGGATACGGCTTATGATGTTTTTTACTAAAATTTCATCATAGCCTAATTGAGTGAGCGTTTCTAAATGGATGGGCTTTGTTTGGAACAACGCTTCAATATCCTTTAATAAAGGATCGATCACACTATAAGGATAGCCCAAATCTTTTTCATCGCTTTGCCCCACAAATAAATCCGCACTAGGGGGCTTATTTAAAATCTTTTTAGGGATATTTAAATGGCAAGCGAGTTTATAAACTTCGGTTTTAAATAATTCCCCAATCGGGTTAATCGCGCACGCCAAATCCCCAAATAAAGTGCCATAGCCTAGCATTCTTTCGCTTTTATTGCTCGTGCCAATGACTAAAGAATCGCTTTTTAAAGAATAGTCGTATAAAAAAGCCATGCGTAATCTTGCGCAAAAATTCCCCTTTCTGGTAAGGCTTGCGTCTTTAAAATGAGAGCCAAAGATGGCATCATAGGGAGCGATAGAATATTCTGTATAAGGGATAGAAAATGTTTCACACAAATTTAAAGCGTCTGTTTTACTTTCTGGCATAGAGACTGAAGAGGGCATTAAAAGGGCATGGGCGTTTTCTTTAAAAACTTTTTGGCACAGCACTCCAACGACCGCGCTATCTAGCCCCCCACTCAGCCCATAAACAACTTTTTTAAAGCCTCGTCTTTGCGCTTCTTTTTCTAAAAAATCGCATAAATAAACGATGAGTTTTTGGTAATCTTTTTGCATGCCTTAAATTATAATAGAAAAAACGCATCGTTTAAGTGAAAAATTAGCTTTTCTTGCTATAATCATCGTTTCACTTCTTTAAAGGTGCTCGTAGCTCAGCTGAATAGAGCAACAGGTTGCGGTCCTGTAGGTCGGGGGTTTGAATCCCTCCGAGCACACCATTTCTTAATATTCTGCATGTTTTTAAACATTATCGCTCCCATTATGGTAAAATGAACGCTTGCTTAAACACGCTAGGAGATTTGATTTTGGCATTACCCGTTTATTATGATAAAGACATTGGTTTAGGCGTTATCCAATCCTTACAAGTGGGCATTATTGGCTATGGCGCACAAGGAGAAGCCCAAGCGCTCAATTTGAGGGACTCTAAAGTGAAAGCGCGTATTGGCTTGTATCAGGGGAGTTTGAGCACTTCAAAAGCAAAAGCAGAGGGCTTTGAGGTGCTAGAAGTCAAAGAATTAGCCCGACAATCTGATGTGATCATGGTATTACTCCCGGACGAATTGCATAAGGAAGTGTTAGAAAAAGAAGTGATTCCTTTTTTAAAAGAGGGGCAAATTGTGGGCTTTGCTCATGGTTTTAGCGTGCATTTCAATCAGGTTATTCTTCCAAAAGGCGTTGGCGTGATTTTAGTCGCGCCAAAAGGGCCAGGGAGCGCTTTAAGAGAGGAATACCTTAAAAATAGGGGCTTATACCATTTGATCGCCATAGAGCAAGAAAGTTCAAAAAATAACGCTAAAGCAGTGGCTTTAAGCTACGCTAAAGCGATGGGTGGGGGGAGAATGGGGGTTTTAGAAACGAGCTTTAAAGAAGAATGCGAGAGCGATTTATTCGGCGAGCAAGCGGTTTTGTGCGGGGGGTTAGAAGCGATTGTGAGAATGGGGTTTGAAACTTTAATTAAGGCAGGATACCCTGAAGAATTAGCCTATTTTGAATGCGTGCATGAAGTGAAATTAGTGGCGGATTTATTGCATTATAAGGGGATAGAGGGCTTAAGGAAACATATTTCTAACACCGCTGAATTTGGAGCGATTAAAAATAGAGAGCCTATGGAAAATCGGTTGGAAAAACGCATGCAAAAAATCTTAAAAAAGATCCAAAACGGCTCATTCGCTAAGGATTTTTTACTAGAAAAGAGTTTGAATTACCCTAGGTTAAACACAGAGAGGAAAGCCCTTAAAGAGACTAAAATAGAACAAATTGGGGAAATTTTACGTGCCCCATTCAATCATAAAAAATAAATCATTAAATTAAAAGGAACCATATGGCAATAGTAGTTACTATCACTTCAGGTAAGGGGGGCGTGGGTAAAAGCACCACCACGGCTAATTTAGCGATCGGCTTGGCTGAGAGCGGTAAAAAGGTCGTGGCGGTTGATTTTGACATAGGCCTTAGGAATTTGGATATGATTTTAGGCTTAGAAAATCGCATTGTTTATGATGTGGTG
This region of Helicobacter pylori genomic DNA includes:
- the argS gene encoding arginine--tRNA ligase produces the protein MHTLIKGVLEEILEEEVIIEYPKDREHGHYATPIAFNLAKVFKKSPLVIAEELALKISTHEKTQGLFDSVVACKGYINFTLSLDFLERFTQKALELKEQFGSQPKSERSQKIFLEFVSANPTGPLHIGHARGAVFGDSLAKIARFLGHEVLCEYYVNDMGSQIRLLGLSVWLAYREHVLKESVTYPEVFYKGEYIIEIAKKAHNDLEPSLFKENEETIIEVLSGYAKDLMLLEIKDNLDALGIHFDSYASEKEIFKHKDAVFERLEKANALYEKDSKIWLQSSLYQDESDRVLIKEDKSYTYLAGDIVYHDEKFKQNYTKYINIWGADHHGYIARVKASLEFLDYDSNKLEVLLAQMVRLLKDNEPYKMSKRAGNFILIKDVIDDVGRDALRFIFLSKRLDTHLEFDVNTLKKQDSSNPIYYIHYANSRIHTMLEKSPFSKEEVLQTPLTHLNAEEKYLLFSALSLPKVIESSFEEYGLQKMCEYAKTLASEFHRFYNAGKILDTPKAKELLKICLMVSLSLSNAFKLLGIEIKTKISAKD
- the gmk gene encoding guanylate kinase, translating into MHNDFNLLILSGPSGAGKSTLTKYLQEKIPKTHFSLSTTTRKPREGEVDGLHYNFVSKEEFKQGIEKGQFLEWAIVHNHYYGTSKIPVEKALKEGKIVIFDIDVQGHEILKKHYPNACSVFISTKNQEILKERLLLRGTDSKETIEKRLINAYKEMQCLESFDYLIINEDLEKSKEIILSIAKTLVHRLKAFNFEKICKAWKNESL
- the tatA gene encoding twin-arginine translocase TatA/TatE family subunit produces the protein MGGFTSIWHWVIVLLVIVLLFGAKKIPELAKGLGSGIKNFKKAVKDDEEEAKNEPKTLDAQAVQTKVHESSEIKSKQES
- a CDS encoding tetraacyldisaccharide 4'-kinase — translated: MKSDKPFLERYFYNPTLLQKGLIFALYPFSLIYQGIATLKRKTAKKHDFKIPIISIGNLIAGGSGKTPFILGIAPRYQEVAVVSRGYQRDSKGLVVVSVKGNILVSQKTAGDEAYLLALNLKQASVIVSEKRELGVLKALELGAKIVFLDDGFRFNFNQFNALLKPKVPPYYPFCLPSGLYRESVKSYKEAHLVITEDKDYKRITSITRPTKRMLLVTAIANPSRLDAFLPKEVVKKWYFRDHAPFDLKLLEKEFYKNNATSLLVTSKDLVKLQDCNLPLSVLDLKLEICPKILEQIDHYILSYPCNTKEHL
- the flgH gene encoding flagellar basal body L-ring protein FlgH, giving the protein MKEVLYLGTVAFSVAFSIASANEPKIDFNPPNYVEETPSKEFIPELNKLGSLFGQGERPLFADRRAMKPNDLITIIVSEKASANYSSSKDYKSASGGNSTPPRLTYNGLDERKKKEVQYLDDKNNYNFTKSSNNTNFKGGGSQKKSEDLEIVLSARIIKVLENGNYFIYGNKEVLVDGEKQILKVSGVIRPYDIERNNTIQSKFLADAKIEYTNLGHLSDSNKKKFAADAMETQMPY
- a CDS encoding phospholipase D-like domain-containing protein, whose product is MLDKFKKIVGVSVLVGCLGVLQAKNSLFVLPYEQRDALNSLVSGISNARESVKIAIYSFTHRDIARAIKSVASRGVKVQIIYDYESNHNNKQSTIGYLDKYPNTKVCLLKGLKAKNGNYYGIMHQKVAIIDDKIVFLGSANWSKNAFENNYEVLLKTDDTETILKAKSYYQKMLGSCVGF
- the pseF gene encoding pseudaminic acid cytidylyltransferase; translated protein: MRAIAIVLARSSSKRIRNKNIIDFFNKPMLAYPIEAALNSKLFEKVFISSDSMEYVHLAKNYGASFLNLRPKVLADDRATTLEVMAYHMKELELKDEDIACCLYGTSVLLQEKHLKNAFETLKENTDYVFTCSPFSASPYRSFSLENGVQMAFKEHLNMRTQDLKTLYHDAGLLYMGKAQAFKEMRPIFSQNSVALELSPLEVQDIDTLEDLELAKLKYSRLKNACQ
- the ilvC gene encoding ketol-acid reductoisomerase, producing MALPVYYDKDIGLGVIQSLQVGIIGYGAQGEAQALNLRDSKVKARIGLYQGSLSTSKAKAEGFEVLEVKELARQSDVIMVLLPDELHKEVLEKEVIPFLKEGQIVGFAHGFSVHFNQVILPKGVGVILVAPKGPGSALREEYLKNRGLYHLIAIEQESSKNNAKAVALSYAKAMGGGRMGVLETSFKEECESDLFGEQAVLCGGLEAIVRMGFETLIKAGYPEELAYFECVHEVKLVADLLHYKGIEGLRKHISNTAEFGAIKNREPMENRLEKRMQKILKKIQNGSFAKDFLLEKSLNYPRLNTERKALKETKIEQIGEILRAPFNHKK
- a CDS encoding outer membrane protein, which gives rise to MRALLKMLVGTSLLTHALAAKEESAAPSWTKNLYMGVNYQTGSINLMTNIHEVREVTNYQTGYTNIMTSVNSVKKLTNMGSNGIGLVMGYNHFFHPDKILGLRYFAFLDWQGYGMRYPKGYYGGNNMITYGVGVDAIWNFFQGSFYQDDIGVDIGVFGGIAIAGNSWYIGSKGQELLGITNSSAVDNTSFQFLFNFGLKALFVDEHEFEIGFKFPTINNKYYTTDALKVQMRRVFAFYVGYNYHF
- the pseH gene encoding UDP-4-amino-4,6-dideoxy-N-acetyl-beta-L-altrosamine N-acetyltransferase — protein: MKKNYSYKNIHAIDFTRLNDEEKLLVLEFRNHPNTALWMYSDFISLKTHLQFIEDLKNSPNHRYFLFKEEGVYLGVGSITKINFFHKHGYLGIYKNPFLKNKGETILKALECIAFEEFQLNSLHLEVMENNFKAIAFYEKNHYELEGRLKGFISKEKGFIDVLLYYKDKKGYNDRSALKF
- a CDS encoding HugZ family heme oxygenase — translated: MLNRIIEHMNAHHVEDMKALLKKFGQVHHAENVAFKSVDPQGVVIGYNNNQTLRIEFNHEVKDPKDYKNAIIELCQSVEKTHDLKGVEEEVKAFKEGFDSVCLATLHPNGHVVCSYAPLMSDGKQYYIYVSEVAEHFAGLKNNPHNVEVMFLEDESKAKSAILRKRLRYKTNARFIERGAEFDKAFDSFIEKTGGAGGIKTIRAMQDFHLIALDFKEGRFVKGFGQAYDILGDKIAYVGDKGNPHNFAHKK
- a CDS encoding NAD+ synthase, which encodes MQKDYQKLIVYLCDFLEKEAQRRGFKKVVYGLSGGLDSAVVGVLCQKVFKENAHALLMPSSVSMPESKTDALNLCETFSIPYTEYSIAPYDAIFGSHFKDASLTRKGNFCARLRMAFLYDYSLKSDSLVIGTSNKSERMLGYGTLFGDLACAINPIGELFKTEVYKLACHLNIPKKILNKPPSADLFVGQSDEKDLGYPYSVIDPLLKDIEALFQTKPIHLETLTQLGYDEILVKNIISRIQKNAFKSELPTIAQKFNPK